A segment of the uncultured Desulfobulbus sp. genome:
TTTTTCAAAGAGCGACAACTGGTGCTGATCAGTCAGGCTGAATCCGCGGCCAGCGACGTTTTCCTGTAATCTTCTCCTCCAGGGTCATGATACCCTCAAGGAGTGCTTCTGGCCGAGGAGGACAACCCGGTATATAGACATCCACCGGAAAGAGCTTATCCGCGCCCTCAACCACGTTATAGTTTTCCTTTACCTTAAACGGCCCACCGGAAATAGCGCAGTTGCCCATGGCTATAACCCACTTAGGCTCCGGCATCTGGTCATACAAGGTCTTTACGGCCTTCTCCAACTTCTTGTTGATGGTTCCCGCAACGATCATGACATCACTCTGACGGGGTGAGGGACGAAAGACCTCAGCGCCAAAGCGTGAAATATCGTAACGAGACCCACCGGTGCACATCATTTCGATCGCACAGCAGGCCAACCCAAAGGTCATTGGCCAGAGGGAGTTGGCCCGCCCGAGATTAAGAAGCTGATCAAGCTGAGCAAACTGAACTACTGATGAAGGTACGATTTCTTCTCCCACGAGAACACTCCTTTCCGCCACGCATACACGATGGCCAGCGATAAAATTGCTACAAACAGCAGAACTTCGTAGAAATCCCGTACACCCAATTCAGGACTATTGTAAGCAACGGCTACCGGAAACAGAAAGAGCACGTCTACATCAAAAGCCAAGAAGATAAGTGCATAGAGATAATAGATGATGCCAAAGCGAATCCAGGCACTGCCGATAGGCTCCATACCGCACTCGATCAACTGACCGGCCTTGCCGATCGTCTGCCGTGTGTGGCTGGAAGGACTCAACAATTTGACAATAATGATTGGCCCGAAGCCAAACAACAGGGCCCCAATAAGAAACAGGGTTACATAAATGATATTGGTTAGAACAACTTGGTCCATTTTTTCTCCTTAACAAAGGAACCGAATTGCATCAATCCTACTGATACATATAATCAACACATCTTATCAAGCTACTGAAATCACCATTTGATGTCAAGCATAATTCGCCCAATTAACGAATTATTTCTCGATAAAACAAAGGTGTAACATTGACATTCCTGATGGGAATATTTGACCCGCAATGAAAAATCATTGAAGTATTCTAATTTAGTGTTAGGTTACGTATGTTTCAATTCAGGTCATATAATTAATCAATCAGGCTGATGCCAAAAAGGGAACCATGGCGATTACCTTCAGACAACTTGAAATTTTTATTGCAGTTGCCGAAACTCAACAGGTAACCCGGGCCAGCAAAAAACTTCTGCTGACTCAATCTGCAGTGAGCATGGCTTTAGGTGAGCTGGAAAATCAGCTGGGGGGGCCGCTGTTTGACCGCCACGGTCGCAGTCTCCTGCTGAACGATCGCGGGCGATACCTGCTTCCGCTTTCCAAGGCCATTCTGCACCAGGTAGCTAACATCGAAACTATCCTCACCGAACAACAGGATACTGTCGCGGGTGTGCTGGAGATTGTCGCAAGTACTACCATCGGTAACTATGTCCTCCCTTACCTTATCGGTGCCTTCATGCGACTCCACCCCGAGGCGCATATCAACATGTTGGTCGTCAATACCATGACCGCCGAAAAACTTGTTGCCACAGGCCAGGCCGATCTCGGTTTTGTCGAAGGAGACATCAACGTTGATTCTTTGGTCGCGTCAACTTGGTTTGAAGACGAGCTGGGTATTGTTATCAGTCCCCACCATAAACTGGCAGAGAAAGATGCGTTTACTATTCCGGATGATCTCAAAGAGACCAGTTGGGTCATGCGTGAGGAAGGTTCTGGAACTGCGGAGATTTTCACCAAAAAGCTTGGTCGGTATGCATCACTCTTAAAAGTGGTGACAAAAACCGGTCACACTGAGGCAATCAAAAAAGCGGTTGAATCGGGGGTAGGCGCTGCCTGCCTCTCCATGCTCACGGTCTGCCGCGAAGCCGAAGAAGGGTGGCTCAAAACGCTGCCCATTGAAGGCATCGACATGAGCCGACAGCTCTGGATCATCCAACATAAAGACAAGATCATTACCCGTCTGATGTCAGAATTTCTTCAGTTCTGCAACGTGGTTGCCAAAAACCATCTTGGCAGGGAATGTCTTGCTAATCCCTGGAAACTGCAATCGCTCCTTGCCCAAATAAAACTGGAAAAAGAGCAGGCCCAACCACTCCACGATACGAATCAAAAAACAGCCTGATCCGACCACATTCCACATCTTTCACCTGCAAACGGACAGAGGAGTTTTACTTCCTCTGTCCGTTTTTTATTCGCAAAGCCCCTGCCCGAATTTACTGCAGCGCAGCCAAGGCAGTCGTAATACGTTCCATTCCTTCCTTGATCACATCCATGGAGGTGGCAAAAGAGAAACGAATGAAGTCGTCGGATCCGAAGGCAGCGCCAGGTACCGAGGCGACATTGGCCTCACTGAGGAGGTAATCCGCCAGGGCAAGCGATCCATCAATGACCTGTCCATTGAATGTCTTTCCGTAATAGGCGGAAAAGTTGGGGAAGACATAAAAGGCCCCCATGGGGTTGACACAGGTGACGTTAGGAATCGAGCGCAGGGCCTCGACAAAATAGGCCCGCCGCGGAATAAAGGCCTCCAACAGCTGTTTCGGAAAATCCTGTGGGCCGGTCAGTGCGGCCAGGGCAGCATACTGGGAAGGAGCGGCAGGATTAGAGGTCGACTGGCTCTGAATCTTATTCATCGCCTTAATAATCTCGATCGGACCGATGGACCAGCCAATACGCCAGCCGGTCATGGCAAATGACTTTGAGACACCGTTGGAGAGAACAATCTGGTCCCGTAATCGGGGAATGGCATGGAGGATATGCGGCAGTTTCCCGTCAATGTAGGAAATTTCCTCGTACATATCATCGGTAATCACCAACCATCCCTTGTCATAGGCCATCTTTCCGACGGCAGCCAGGGACTCCTGCGAGAAAACAGCACCTGTGGGATTGGAGGGGCTATTGAGAACGATCGCTTTGGTTTTCGGGGTCACGTACTGTGCCAGCACTTCCGGATCAAAGTCGAAATTATTCTCCTCTTTCAACGGCACAATGACCGGCACCCCACCGGCAAGCTGAACCATCGGAGGATAGGAGACCCAGTACGGGGCTGGAATCAGAACCTCATCACCAGGATTCAATATCGCCTGAAAGATATTAAACAGGCCGTGTTTTCCACCACAGCAAACCTGAACCTGATCGGGATCATACTCCCACCCCTGGTCCTTTTTCAGCTTGGTGCAGATCGCCTCGCGCAGTTCAACAATACCCGCCACCGGAGTATAACGAGTGTGCCCATCATCAATGGCCTTTTTTCCGGCCTCGCACACATGGGCAGGGGTCGACATATCCGGTTCCCCTACACTAAAGTTCAAAATATCCGCACCAGCGGCCCTGAGTGCCTTCGCTTTGGCATTGACGGCGAGCGTCGGCGAGGGAGCGACTTGCAGCACTCTCTCCGCAAGTACAAACTTTTCTGGCAACATCTTTCTCATACTCCTTCTGTGAACTTTTGTTCTCCGGTTGTTACGAATTAAGCGTCCTAACGCTTTTGAAACAATATAACAAGTCCTAAAAATTAAATCCGGAAAAATTTCGCTATTTAATCGACTTTTTTTTCCTGATTAGGGTAATCT
Coding sequences within it:
- a CDS encoding NADH-quinone oxidoreductase subunit A; protein product: MDQVVLTNIIYVTLFLIGALLFGFGPIIIVKLLSPSSHTRQTIGKAGQLIECGMEPIGSAWIRFGIIYYLYALIFLAFDVDVLFLFPVAVAYNSPELGVRDFYEVLLFVAILSLAIVYAWRKGVFSWEKKSYLHQ
- the nuoB gene encoding NADH-quinone oxidoreductase subunit NuoB → MGEEIVPSSVVQFAQLDQLLNLGRANSLWPMTFGLACCAIEMMCTGGSRYDISRFGAEVFRPSPRQSDVMIVAGTINKKLEKAVKTLYDQMPEPKWVIAMGNCAISGGPFKVKENYNVVEGADKLFPVDVYIPGCPPRPEALLEGIMTLEEKITGKRRWPRIQPD
- a CDS encoding LysR substrate-binding domain-containing protein, coding for MAITFRQLEIFIAVAETQQVTRASKKLLLTQSAVSMALGELENQLGGPLFDRHGRSLLLNDRGRYLLPLSKAILHQVANIETILTEQQDTVAGVLEIVASTTIGNYVLPYLIGAFMRLHPEAHINMLVVNTMTAEKLVATGQADLGFVEGDINVDSLVASTWFEDELGIVISPHHKLAEKDAFTIPDDLKETSWVMREEGSGTAEIFTKKLGRYASLLKVVTKTGHTEAIKKAVESGVGAACLSMLTVCREAEEGWLKTLPIEGIDMSRQLWIIQHKDKIITRLMSEFLQFCNVVAKNHLGRECLANPWKLQSLLAQIKLEKEQAQPLHDTNQKTA
- a CDS encoding pyridoxal phosphate-dependent aminotransferase gives rise to the protein MLPEKFVLAERVLQVAPSPTLAVNAKAKALRAAGADILNFSVGEPDMSTPAHVCEAGKKAIDDGHTRYTPVAGIVELREAICTKLKKDQGWEYDPDQVQVCCGGKHGLFNIFQAILNPGDEVLIPAPYWVSYPPMVQLAGGVPVIVPLKEENNFDFDPEVLAQYVTPKTKAIVLNSPSNPTGAVFSQESLAAVGKMAYDKGWLVITDDMYEEISYIDGKLPHILHAIPRLRDQIVLSNGVSKSFAMTGWRIGWSIGPIEIIKAMNKIQSQSTSNPAAPSQYAALAALTGPQDFPKQLLEAFIPRRAYFVEALRSIPNVTCVNPMGAFYVFPNFSAYYGKTFNGQVIDGSLALADYLLSEANVASVPGAAFGSDDFIRFSFATSMDVIKEGMERITTALAALQ